A region of the Nocardia asteroides genome:
CATCGCCCAGCACACCCGCGACGTGGACCGCGCGAAGGCGCTGCTGCGCGAAGCGAATTTCGACACCGGCCGCAGCTATCCGCTCGTCACCAAGGCGGAGGCCCCCGGCGAGGTCGAGTCGGCGAAGGTCATCGCCACCCAGCTCGCCGACATCGGCGTCCGGCTCGAGGTGGTCACCCAGGAGCCCAACGCCTTCTACGACCAGACCTGGCTGAAGGCGCCGCTGTACACGGTCTCCTGGGGCACCAACGACTCCACGCTCTTCTTCGCCAGCAATCTGCTCTCCAGCGGCTCCAACCGCAACGAAACGGCCTTCAAGGACGCGGCTTTCGACGCCGCCACCGCCAAGGCTTCCGCCGCGCGCAGCGATTCGGAGTACCAGCAGGCCGCCCAGGAAGTGCAGCGCATCCAGTACGAGCGTGGCGGCTACCTGGTCTGGGGTATGGCCGACGGCATCGATATCGCCTCCTCCCGGGTGCGCGAACTGCCCACCCTCGGCGGGTTCGCCCGGGTTCAGTTGGAAAGGGCTTGGCTGGCCGAGTGATCTCCTTCGCGCGACTCCTCTTGCGGCGCGTCATCCTGCTGGTGACGCTGCTGGCGTGCGTCTTCGTGGCGGTGGATCTGCTGCCGGGGAATACCGCCCGTGCCGTCCTCGGCCGGGAGGCCACGCCGGAGCAGATCGCGGCCAAAGAACACGAACTCGGCCTGGACCGCCCGCTGGCGATCCGGTTCCGGGACTGGATATCGGGTGTGGCGACCGGTGATTTCGGGCGTACCGCGCGCGGGCGGTCGGTCAACGACCTGCTCGTCGACAAGTTCCCGCCGACGCTGCTGCTCGGCGGACTCGCCCTGGCGCTGACCGTGCTCGCCTCCCTCGCGCTGGGCGCGTGGTGGGCGACCCGCCCGGGCAGTGCGGCGGCACGCGTATTGCAGCCGGCGACGACCACGGCGGTGGCGGTCCCGGAGTTCGTGATCTCGACGGTGCTGATCCTGATCTTCGCGCTGGCGCTCGGCTGGCTGCCCGCCGTCACCATCACCGACCGGTCCGGATTCCCGGCCGGGCCGCAGATGCTGGTGCTGCCGGTGCTCGCGCTCGCGTTGCCGCAGATCGGGTGGAACACCAGGGTGGTGCGCGCCGCCCTTTCCGACGCGGCGCTCGCGCCGCACGTGGAAAGCGCGGTGCTGGACGGACTTTCGACGCGGGTCGTACTCACTCGGCACGTGCTGCCCTTCGCGTTGCCGACGATCGTCGCCAGCTTCGCCACCACGGTGGGGATGGTGCTCGGCGGCGCCCTGGTGGTGGAGACCATCTTCAACTACCCCGGTCTCGGTGCGGTCCTGGCCGGTTCGGTGGCCGACCGTGACACCTCGGTGGTCGCCGCGGTGGTCGCGCTGTCCGGAGTGGTGATCATGGTCATGCTGGCCGCCGCCGACGGCATCCGTACCTGGTCGTTGCGGGGGCGGCGATGACCGTTTCCAGGGCGGTGCGCAGAACAAGGGCGACAGGCGCAGAGCGTCGGCGGGCGAAGCGCGGGCTGGGCCTGCTGACCGTCGCGCCCGCGCTGGTGGTCACCATGCTGTCGGTGCTCGGGCCGACACTGGCACCACACGCCGCGCAGGAGGCGGTCGGCATACCGTTCGGTGATCCCGGCGACGGCGCGGTGCTCGGCACCGACCGGCTCGGCCGGGATGTGCTCAGCCAAGTGCTCTACGGCGGTTGGGGATTGCTGTTGCTGTCGGCTGTCATCGCGGTGGCGGTCACCGGTCTGTCGTGTGTGCTCGGCGCGGTCGCCGCCCTGCGTCCGCGCATCGGCGCGATGATCGAGCTGGGCACCGACTTGTTCATCCTGATCCCGGCGGTGCTGGGCATCCTGCTGGTACTGACTTCCTGGCCGGACGCGGGCAGCGTCGGACTCATCGTGGTGGCGCTGCTGTTCGGCGTGCCGTACTGCGCACGGATCTTCGCGGCGGCGGCCGCGGGGGTCGCGGCGTCCGGGTTCGTGGAGAGCGCGCTGGCCGCGGGCGAGCCGCTGCGGCATCTGGTCTTCCGGGAGGTGATCCCGAACATGCGCGAAGTCCTGACCACCCAGCTCGGGCTGCGTTTCGTGGCCGCGGTCTACCTCGTGAGCACGGCGTCCTTCCTGCAACTGCCCACCACGCTCGGTGCGAGCAACTGGGCGGTCATGGTGCGCGAGAACGCCTCCGGCATGCTGCTCAATCCCTGGGCCGTGCTGGCCCCGAGTCTTGCGATCGCGATCGTCGCGGTGAGTGTGAACCTGGCGGTGACGGCGTTCGGACGAGGGGTGCGGGAATGAACGACGACATTCCGGTGCACGACCTCGTCGCGGTCGAGAACCTGACCGTGCTCGCCGCGGACGGGCGGGAGCTGGCCGGTCCGGCGACCTTCCGGATACCGGCGGGCACGGTCACCGCGCTCACCGGTCCGTCCGGGTCCGGCAAGACCACGGTGATGCGCGCCCTGCTCGGACAACTGCCCTCCGCCGCGGCGCGGACGACCGGTTCGGCGTCGGTCGCCGGGCACGACGTGTTCGCGCTGAATCGCGACGCGCTGCGTCGTTTCCGGCGCAGGCACATCGCCTACGTGGGACAGGATCCGGGATCGGCGTTGAACCCACTGCTGCGCGTGCGCGCCCTGTTGCGCGAAGTGGCTCCGGACGCGTCCAAGTCCACCCTCACCGATACGCTGGCGCTGGTCGGCCTGTCGCCGGACTACCTGCACCGCCGCCCCGGGGAACTCTCCGGCGGTCAGCAGCGCCGCGTCGCCCTCGCCAGGGCGCTGATCCGCCGGACCGGCGTGCTGGTGCTCGACGAGCCGCTCGCCGGGCTGCACGGCGCCCTGCGCACCGACATCGCCGGACAACTCGCCGCACTGGCTCGGGAGCGGTCTACGGCGATCCTGCTGTCCGGGCACGACACCGCCCTCGTGCACTCGATCGCCGACGACGTCGTCGAACTCGGGGACGGTCTCCCGGCGTCATCGCCGATCGGTCCGGGCTCGGCGTCACGAACCGCCGTCTCCGCAGCGGTTTCCGATGCCGAATCAGGGCCGCGTGCGTCCGCGGCGGTTCGCGACGAGCCGAACGGCCGCGAGCGTTCACCTGCTACCGCGACGGACGATCGAGATGTCCTGCGCGCACGGGGAATCACCGCGTCCATCGACGGCCATCAGGTGCTTGCCGATATCGACCTCGCGCTCGGCGCGGGTTCGGCGCTCGCGGTGGTGGGCGCGTCGGGCGCGGGCAAGACCACGCTGGCGCGCGTCATCGCGGGTCTGCACGATCGCGCGAGCGGGTCGCTCACCCTGCGGGGCGAGCCGGTCACGGTCGGGCGGGGACGGCGTATCCGCTACGGCGCGGGCGGCATTCAGCTGGTCACCCAGAACCCCAGATCCGCGCTCAACCCGCGCCGCACGGTCGCGCAAACGCTGGGCCGCCCGCTACGGCGAATCGGCCGCGTCCCGCGCCGCGATCTCGCGCGGCGGATCACCGAGCTCCTCGCCGCGGTGGAGCTGTCCGCCGACATGGCCGCCCGCTACCCGCACGAGCTGTCCGGCGGCCAACGCCAACGGGTGGCGCTGGCCCGAGCGTTGGCCGCCGACCCCGCCGTGCTCCTGTGCGACGAGATCACCTCGGCCCTCGATCACGCCACCGCGGCAGCGATCATGGCACTTCTGGACCGGATCCGGGCCGAGCACGACACCGCCCTGCTGATCATCACCCACGACATGGCGTTGGTCGCCGAATATTGCCCGAGGCTGCTCGTCCTCGATCACGGACGCATCGTCGAATCCGGCCACACCGGAACCGTTCTCGCCGCACCCGCGCACAACGCGACCAGTGAGCTGCTGGTCTGACCCGGGCCCCGCCGCCGCGGGGACAGTCATGCGCGCACCCGACACGCAGTGGACTCGATCACCGGCTTGCCGTGGGCACTCGCCGTCATCTGGATCATGGAAGGGGTGTTGCGAAAGACCGGCGCCTGC
Encoded here:
- a CDS encoding ABC transporter permease; this encodes MSFARLLLRRVILLVTLLACVFVAVDLLPGNTARAVLGREATPEQIAAKEHELGLDRPLAIRFRDWISGVATGDFGRTARGRSVNDLLVDKFPPTLLLGGLALALTVLASLALGAWWATRPGSAAARVLQPATTTAVAVPEFVISTVLILIFALALGWLPAVTITDRSGFPAGPQMLVLPVLALALPQIGWNTRVVRAALSDAALAPHVESAVLDGLSTRVVLTRHVLPFALPTIVASFATTVGMVLGGALVVETIFNYPGLGAVLAGSVADRDTSVVAAVVALSGVVIMVMLAAADGIRTWSLRGRR
- a CDS encoding ABC transporter permease subunit; amino-acid sequence: MTVSRAVRRTRATGAERRRAKRGLGLLTVAPALVVTMLSVLGPTLAPHAAQEAVGIPFGDPGDGAVLGTDRLGRDVLSQVLYGGWGLLLLSAVIAVAVTGLSCVLGAVAALRPRIGAMIELGTDLFILIPAVLGILLVLTSWPDAGSVGLIVVALLFGVPYCARIFAAAAAGVAASGFVESALAAGEPLRHLVFREVIPNMREVLTTQLGLRFVAAVYLVSTASFLQLPTTLGASNWAVMVRENASGMLLNPWAVLAPSLAIAIVAVSVNLAVTAFGRGVRE
- a CDS encoding ATP-binding cassette domain-containing protein; translated protein: MNDDIPVHDLVAVENLTVLAADGRELAGPATFRIPAGTVTALTGPSGSGKTTVMRALLGQLPSAAARTTGSASVAGHDVFALNRDALRRFRRRHIAYVGQDPGSALNPLLRVRALLREVAPDASKSTLTDTLALVGLSPDYLHRRPGELSGGQQRRVALARALIRRTGVLVLDEPLAGLHGALRTDIAGQLAALARERSTAILLSGHDTALVHSIADDVVELGDGLPASSPIGPGSASRTAVSAAVSDAESGPRASAAVRDEPNGRERSPATATDDRDVLRARGITASIDGHQVLADIDLALGAGSALAVVGASGAGKTTLARVIAGLHDRASGSLTLRGEPVTVGRGRRIRYGAGGIQLVTQNPRSALNPRRTVAQTLGRPLRRIGRVPRRDLARRITELLAAVELSADMAARYPHELSGGQRQRVALARALAADPAVLLCDEITSALDHATAAAIMALLDRIRAEHDTALLIITHDMALVAEYCPRLLVLDHGRIVESGHTGTVLAAPAHNATSELLV